A region of the Paracoccaceae bacterium genome:
TCAGGCTCGCCGCGCGCCACCATCCACACCTCGGCACCCGCCTGCGCCAATGCCGCCGCCGCACCAAGGCCGATGCCCGATGAGGCACCGGTCACCAGGGCGCGGCGCCCGTCCAGCCGGAAGGAGGGTGTGCGCGGAAGGGGCATCGGTATGCCCTATTCCGCCGCTGTGCCGTAGGCCACATTGCGCCCGCCAAAGCGGCGAACGCGGATGTTGCACTGCTCGGCATGGCCGACAAAACCTTCCAGCATGCAGAGGCGCGATCCGTATTCGCCGATCATTGCCGCCGCGCTGTCGGTGGTGATCTTCTGATAGCTGTGCGTCTTCAGGAACTTGCCAACCCACAGACCGCCGGTATAGCGCCCTGCCCGGCGCGTCGGCAGGGTGTGGTTGGTGCCGATCACCTTGTCACCGTTCGCCACGTTGGTGCGCGGTCCGAGGAACAGCGCGCCATAGCTGTGCATGTTGGCGAGATACCAGTCGTCGCGATCGGTCATCACCTGGACATGCTCGCTGGCGATGTCATTGGCGACGGCCAGCATCTCGTCATGGGTGTCGCAATGAATCACCTCACCGTAATCGCGCCAGGACACGGCGGCGGTGTCGGCGGTCGGCAGGATCGACAGCAGCCGGTCGATCTCGGCCAGCGTGGCCTCTGCCAGTCTGCGAGACGTGGTCAGCAGCACGGCAGGCGAGTTATAGCCGTGTTCGGCCTGTCCCAGCAGGTCGGTTGCGCACAACTCGGCGTCCACCGTGTCATCCGCGATCACCATGGTCTCGGTCGGGCCGGCAAACAGATCAATGCCGACCTTGCCGAAAAGCTGGCGCTTCGCTTCGGCCACATAGGCATTCCCGGGGCCCACCAGCATGTCGACGGGCCGCATGGTCTGGGTGCCAAGCGCCATGGCACCCACGGCCTGCATACCCCCCAGCACATAGATTTCATGCGCTCCACCCAGATGCATGGCGGCCACGATCGCGGGGTGGGGTGCGCCCTTGACCGGCGGCGCCGATGCCACGATGCGCGGCACGCCGGCGACCTGCGCCGTCAGCACCGACATATGCGCGCTGGCCACCATCGGGAATTTGCCGCCCGGCACATAGCAACCGACCGACTGCACCGGGATGTTGCGGTGGCCAAGGATCACACCGGGCAGGGTTTCCACCTCGATATCGGTCATGCTGTCGCGTTGCGCCTGGGCGAATCGGCGGATCTGGGCCTGGGCGAAGCGGATGTCCTCCATGTCGCGGGCCGGAACCTTCTGGATCGCCGCCTCGATCTCGGACGGGGTCAGGCGAAACGACGCGGGGGCATAGGCGTCAAAGCGCGCCGACAGGTCGCGCACGGCCGCGTCGCCGCGTGCCGAGATGTCGGCCAGCACGCTCTCGACGGTCGCGCGCACGCGTGCGTCATCTTCTGCACGGTCCGCTTCGGGCTTGCCGCGTTTGAGATGGGTGATCGTCATGGTCGGTTCCTTCCTCGCTCCGGCACTGCGGCCGGGCCTCAGGCCTCTGTCTCGATCCGCTTGCCGGTCGTCGCGTCGAACAGGTGGCACAGCGTGGGGGCGATGCGCGCCTCGACCGTCTGATCGATCTCGGCACGAAACTCCTTGGCTGTCTTGACCGAGACGAGCGCACCGCCGATCCGCCAGGTGATCATTGACGCTTCGCCCAGCAGTTCGAGCGAATAGACCGGCGCCGCGATGTCGCCGCCCGAGGGCACGATGGTCGCATCCTCGGCGCGAAATCCCAGTGTCACAGGGCCGGATCGTCCGCTGGCCAGCCCGGCAATGCGGATGTTCGGCGCTTCGAATACCCCACCTGACATGCTGCCGGCCACCAGGTTCATGGCCGGGCTGCCGATGAAGCCCGCGACGAAGGTGTTTGCCGGCCGGTCATAGATATCTGTGGGCGTGCCGACCTGTTGGATCACGCCCTTGTTCATCACCACAACCCGGTCGGCCAGCGTCATCGCCTCGATCTGGTCATGCGTGACATAGACCGTGGTTGTCTTCAGCGTGTGCTGAAGGTTCTTGATCTGCGCGCGCGTCGACACGCGAAGCTTGGCGTCAAGGTTCGACAGCGGTTCATCCATCAGGAACACCGTGGGCTTGCGCACGATGGCCCTGCCAAGCGCCACGCGCTGACGCTGCCCGCCGGACAGTTCGGCGGGGCGACGATCCAGGAAATCGGTCAGTTCGACCATCCTCGCCGCCGTCATTACGCGGTCATGGTGCTGATCCTTGGGCACATTGCGCACCCGCAGCGGGAAGCGGATGTTCTCGTAGACGGAAAGGTTCGGGTACAGCCCGTAGCTCTGGAATACCATCGAGATGTCGCGGTCCTTCGGTTCCAGCTTGTTCACGATGCGGTCGCCCAGCCAGATCTCGCCTTCGGTCACATCCTCCAGCCCCGCGATCATCCGCATCGTGGTGGTCTTGCCGCAGCCCGATGGGCCAAGCAGCACCAGGAATTCCTGATCCGCGATGTCGAGGTTGAAGTTGTCCACCGCGACATAGCTGCCCCAGCGTTTCGACACGTTCCTCAGGCGCAGTTCCGCCATGACAGCCCCCTTATCCCTTGACCGCGCCGGCGGTCAGGCCGCTGACGATCTGGCGTTGAAAGAACAGCACCAGCACGAACAGCGGTGCGATCGCGGAAACCACGGCGGCAACGGCGTACATCACCTTGCCCTCGGCCTGCGTCGACCCGAGGAAGGATGCGATCTTCGGCACCATCGTCTGGTTGTCCTGGCTCAGCAGCATCGAGGTCACAGTGAAGTCGTTGTAGGCCAGCAGAAAACTGAAAAGCCCCGTCGTCACCACCCCCGGCCACATCACCGGAATGACCACCAGGCGGAACGCCTGAAACCGTGTGCAGCCGTCGACCATCGCGCTTTCGTCGAGATCCTTCGGGATCGACAGAAAGAAACTGTGCAGCATCCACAGCGTGAAGGGTTGGTTGATCGCCACCAGCACGATGATCGTGGTCGGCAGGTAGCCCCAGATGTTCAGTTGGAAGAACGGCAGCAGGTAGCCGGACACCAGCGTGACATGCGGCATCGCCCGGAACACCAGGGCCAGAAGCAGAATCCAGAACGCATAGCGGAACCCCGACCGTGCGAGCGCGTAGCCTCCGAGCGTTCCCAGCGTGAGCGAGATCACCACGACCGACACGGTGACGATGGTGGTGTTGACGACCGACTTCCAGAACCCCTGCTCGATCCACGACCCGTGATAGCCGTCCCCGGTAAAGGCGCTGCCGGTCTGGGCCACGGTCCTGGGCCCCGTGATCGCGTTCATCCAGTCGCTGTAGGAAAAGAAATCGGCCTCGACCTTGAACGATCCCCAGACGGTCCAGACGAAGGGGAAGGCGGCCAGGAACAGCCAGAGGACGATGAACCCCGTGGACAGGATCGTCAGTGGCAGCGACAGGCGATGTGCGCGGTTTGTCACGACGGTCCTCCCTTCAGGTCTTGCGGTTGAACTCGCGCCAGTTGCGGATCAGGACCGGTGTCAGCAGGATCACCACGCCCAGGATCGTCAGCATTGACGTCGCGGCGGCCGATCCGAACAGCGGCGCATCCCCGGCGCGCAGATCGTTGTAGATCAGATAGCTGAGCGAGGTCGCATTGGCGGCGGCGCTGAAACCGACGATCGGTTCGAACACCCGGAAATTGTCCATCAACTGCATCAGCGCCACGAAGGTGACCAAGGGCATCAGGTGCGGGATCACCACGAACCGGATCCGTTGCCACCTGCTTGCTCCGTCGATCATGGCCGACTCCACCGTGTCCTTCGGTACGGTCTGAAGCCCGGCGTAGAACACGATGAAGCTGAACGGGGCCGAGTGCCAGACACCATAGACGAACAGGACCACCCAGGTCAGTGTAGGCGATGCCTTCAGCGACAGTTGCGGGTCGTCAAAGATCAGCTGCAGCGTCGCCCCGATCACGCCCCGCGCGTCGATCATCCAGAACAGCACCAGCGATCCAATCAGCGGCGTCACGATCATCGGCAGCAGCGACAGGAAGATAACCGGTCCCTTGATCAGGGACGGAATGGCGTTGACCGCGAGCGCAATCAGGAAGCCAAAGACGATGACCAGAGGTGTGACGATGAAGGTGAATGCCAGCGTGAAGGCCAGTGCCTTGTAGAACGGCAGGTTGAAGATGGCCTTGGCCGCAGTGCCCCAGTCGGGGCTGTCGCGCCAGATGGCCGCAAGGTCGTCAAGGGCCAGATGCCCGGAGTTTGTATATGTCCCCAGGCCGTTGAACACGCCCATCGGCCTTTCGCGCTGCAACTCGGCCATGGCGGCGGTGTCGACGCGGCTTTCCATGCTGCAGCCGAACGGGCCGCAGTTCTCGACCTCGATGATCACGCGCGGATGGCTGACGAACAGCGACTGATAGGCGACAGAGAAGATCGGCAGCGCGATGAACACGAACATCGCAACCAGCGACGGCAGGATGAAGGCAATGAATGTTCGGTGCGGCATTCTGCAATCCCGTTACGTTCGGCCATCGGTTGCGGAGTTCTTGGCGCGGGGGCGCGGGGCGGATCGAGGCCGCCCCGCGCCGGATACAGCTTACTTCAGAAAGCCGTTCTCGCGCGCGGCCGTCGTGTAGGCCGCCGTGGCATCTGCAAGCGCCTGTTCGGCGCTTTCCTGACCCTGCATGAATTCCGCCAGGTTGTCGCCAAGCGCCGTATGCAGAAGGCCCATGTAGGCCAGCATCGGGAAGGGCCGGGCCTTGTTCTCGATGGTTTCGAACACGCCCACCGCGGCAGGCGTCGGCTGGTAGCCCGAGATCAGCCAGACCGCGACCTGCGGCGCGATGCCGTTCATCATGGCGCGGAAGCTGGCCTCCGCATCCTCGTCACTGATGTTCTTGGCAATGGTGAACCCGTCCCACCACAGCGTCGTGGCCGGGATCGACCCGCCGCCGACCATCGGCGCCGACGCAAAAGCCGTGCCCTTGGCGATCTCGGGCACCGGAGCGTCATCGGCGATGA
Encoded here:
- the hisD gene encoding histidinol dehydrogenase — translated: MTITHLKRGKPEADRAEDDARVRATVESVLADISARGDAAVRDLSARFDAYAPASFRLTPSEIEAAIQKVPARDMEDIRFAQAQIRRFAQAQRDSMTDIEVETLPGVILGHRNIPVQSVGCYVPGGKFPMVASAHMSVLTAQVAGVPRIVASAPPVKGAPHPAIVAAMHLGGAHEIYVLGGMQAVGAMALGTQTMRPVDMLVGPGNAYVAEAKRQLFGKVGIDLFAGPTETMVIADDTVDAELCATDLLGQAEHGYNSPAVLLTTSRRLAEATLAEIDRLLSILPTADTAAVSWRDYGEVIHCDTHDEMLAVANDIASEHVQVMTDRDDWYLANMHSYGALFLGPRTNVANGDKVIGTNHTLPTRRAGRYTGGLWVGKFLKTHSYQKITTDSAAAMIGEYGSRLCMLEGFVGHAEQCNIRVRRFGGRNVAYGTAAE
- the ugpC gene encoding sn-glycerol-3-phosphate ABC transporter ATP-binding protein UgpC; the encoded protein is MAELRLRNVSKRWGSYVAVDNFNLDIADQEFLVLLGPSGCGKTTTMRMIAGLEDVTEGEIWLGDRIVNKLEPKDRDISMVFQSYGLYPNLSVYENIRFPLRVRNVPKDQHHDRVMTAARMVELTDFLDRRPAELSGGQRQRVALGRAIVRKPTVFLMDEPLSNLDAKLRVSTRAQIKNLQHTLKTTTVYVTHDQIEAMTLADRVVVMNKGVIQQVGTPTDIYDRPANTFVAGFIGSPAMNLVAGSMSGGVFEAPNIRIAGLASGRSGPVTLGFRAEDATIVPSGGDIAAPVYSLELLGEASMITWRIGGALVSVKTAKEFRAEIDQTVEARIAPTLCHLFDATTGKRIETEA
- a CDS encoding carbohydrate ABC transporter permease gives rise to the protein MTNRAHRLSLPLTILSTGFIVLWLFLAAFPFVWTVWGSFKVEADFFSYSDWMNAITGPRTVAQTGSAFTGDGYHGSWIEQGFWKSVVNTTIVTVSVVVISLTLGTLGGYALARSGFRYAFWILLLALVFRAMPHVTLVSGYLLPFFQLNIWGYLPTTIIVLVAINQPFTLWMLHSFFLSIPKDLDESAMVDGCTRFQAFRLVVIPVMWPGVVTTGLFSFLLAYNDFTVTSMLLSQDNQTMVPKIASFLGSTQAEGKVMYAVAAVVSAIAPLFVLVLFFQRQIVSGLTAGAVKG
- a CDS encoding sugar ABC transporter permease encodes the protein MPHRTFIAFILPSLVAMFVFIALPIFSVAYQSLFVSHPRVIIEVENCGPFGCSMESRVDTAAMAELQRERPMGVFNGLGTYTNSGHLALDDLAAIWRDSPDWGTAAKAIFNLPFYKALAFTLAFTFIVTPLVIVFGFLIALAVNAIPSLIKGPVIFLSLLPMIVTPLIGSLVLFWMIDARGVIGATLQLIFDDPQLSLKASPTLTWVVLFVYGVWHSAPFSFIVFYAGLQTVPKDTVESAMIDGASRWQRIRFVVIPHLMPLVTFVALMQLMDNFRVFEPIVGFSAAANATSLSYLIYNDLRAGDAPLFGSAAATSMLTILGVVILLTPVLIRNWREFNRKT